One Natator depressus isolate rNatDep1 chromosome 13, rNatDep2.hap1, whole genome shotgun sequence genomic region harbors:
- the NUTM1 gene encoding NUT family member 1 has protein sequence MTSQPRHGPPLPPLLLPTFPGAALLLTSPDVPGGKLIVKLKPEGAQELPRAQTIILTGTPTGWAPPRRDGAPLRLQLATGIRTVLLSKAGEEPGPRETPPAPLVRAPSTSDPSASCTSKGVYENYRRWQRYKALARRHFPGTPDAEALACFFIPVLRSLTRLRPELALEEGVPRAVQEWERSSNFERMIFYEMAEKFMEFEAEEELQIQKMKLLNSSQFQPLPADPPKLPSPPAPDAGQQQVYIPKKAASKGRQPRRRQRRPPGLPAPGEPREIPPEAVRQYAEIMEGLRPSWEEEAGGRGEPQSQAQGALPDPALLQYVEQLCEDESFVCKVEAVIHPQFLAQLLSPEKRRDPLDLSEELEQELGLTPGQLVEKRLLALSEDELSPPACPAPHSDSTPSQSEEEDEGSSQKGPASRGVLDGSHAMDTGVRRSHKRRSDNMAARRSKRLRSQ, from the exons ATGACCTCCCAGCCCCGCCAcggccccccgctgccccctctcctgctgcccaCCTTCCCTGGTGCCGCCCTGCTCCTGACCTCACCCGACGTCCCCGGGGGCAAGCTCATTGTCAAGCTGAAGCCAGAGGGGGCCCAGGAGCTGCCCCGGGCACAGACCATCATCCTGACGGGGACGCCGACGGGCTGGGCCCCCCCGCGCCGGGATGGGGCTCCCCTCCGGCTCCAGCTCGCCACTGGGATCAGGACCGTCCTGCTGAGCAAGGCCGGGGAGGAACCAGGGCCCAGGGAAACTCCTCCAGCACCCTTGGTCCGGGCGCCCTCCACCAGCGACCCCTCCGCTTCCTGCACCTCCAAGGGTGTCTACGAGAACTATCGGCGCTGGCAGCGCTACAAAGCCCTGGCCAGGCGGCACTTCCCGGGCACGCCCGACGCCGAGGCGCTGGCCTGCTTCTTCAT ccctgtcctGCGGTCGCTGACCCGCCTGCGGCCCGAGCTGGCTCTGGAGGAGGGGGTGCCACGGGCTGTGCAGGAATGGGAGCGCAGCAGCAACTTCGAGCGCATGATCTTCTACGAGATGGCCGAGAA gtTCATGGAGTTTGAGGCCGAAGAGGAGCTGCAGATCCAGAAAATGAAGCTCCTGAACAGCTCCCAATTCCAGCCCCTACCTGCCGATCCTCCCAAGCTTCCCAGCCCGCCAGCCCCCGATGCTGGCCAGCAGCAAG TGTACATCCCCAAGAAGGCAGCATCCAAGGGGCGCCAGCCCCGGCGCCGTCAGCGCCGCCCGCCTGGCCTGCCGGCCCCAGGGGAGCCGCGGGAGATCCCGCCTGAGGCCGTGCGGCAGTACGCTGAGATCATGGAGGGGCTGCGGcccagctgggaggaggaggCCGGTGGGCGTGGTGAGCCCCAGAGCCAGGCGCAGGGGGCGCTCCCAGACCCCGCGCTACTGCAGTACGTCGAGCAGCTCTgtgaggacgagagctttgtctGCAAG GTAGAAGCCGTGATCCACCCCCAATTCCTGGCCCAGCTGCTCTCTCCAGAGAAGAGACGCGACCCCCTGGATCTCAGCGAGGAGCTGGAGCAAGAGCTGGGACTCACCCCAGGCCAG ctggtTGAGAAACGTCTCCTAGCACTTTCAGAGGATGAGCTCAGCCCCCCGGCGTGCCCCGCCCCGCATTCggactccaccccctcccagtcCGAAGAGGAGGATGAAGGCAGCAGCCAAAAGGGACCAGCCAGCC GTGGGGTGCTCGACGGGTCACATGCCATGGACACTGGCGTTCGGCGCAGCCATAAGAGGAGGAGCGACAATATGGCCGCCAGGAGGAGCAAGCGCCTGCGCAGCCAATGA
- the NOP10 gene encoding H/ACA ribonucleoprotein complex subunit 3, whose protein sequence is MFLQYYLNAQGDRVYTLKKVDPSGQLTCSAHPARFSPDDKYSRHRITIKKRFGVLMTQQPQAIL, encoded by the exons ATGTTCCTGCAGTATTATCTCAACGCGCAGGGGGACAGGGTCTACACCCTCAAG AAAGTGGACCCCTCTGGCCAGCTGACCTGCTCTGCACACCCTGCCCGCTTCTCGCCGGATGACAAGTACTCCCGCCATCGCATCACCATCAAGAAACGCTTCGGCGTCCTGATGACCCAGCAGCCGCAGGCCATCTTGTGA